DNA from Candidatus Coatesbacteria bacterium:
CGTGCAAAGAAACCCTCCCCGCGGAGGGTTTTGCGGTGGAATCGCTTCACTCCACCGCAGGGATACAGATATCTAACGTGCTCTGACACCGACGCTGAAGGGCGAAATGGTCGTGCACGTTAGTTATCAGTTGCTCAGCTGAGCTCGAGTGTTTGATGGCGCACCGCCGCCGGCAGCCTGGGGAGGACTGATCCTGCGGCTGGTAACCGGCGGCGCCGTTGACCAATAAACTACCCCCCCGGCCGAAATCAGCGGCGGGAGACCCGGGAAACCAGCTCGCTCCCCCACGAGCGATGAACTCCAACCCCCGGAACCGGCACGGTTTTTGCATCTCGGCAACCGTTAAGCACTGAGATAACGGTTCGCCTCCGCAAAAACCGTGCCGGTTCCGGGGGTTGGGGCTGACGAAGCGCCGTAATGGCTTCCCGGGGTCTCCCGCCGCCGGCTCGAACGGTTAATCGTCGTCGTCGGCGGCGGCCTCGGCGTGGTGGGCGTGATCGCACTCGCCGCCGAGGTCCATCTTCTCGAGTTCCGGGCACTCACCCTTGCGCCGGCAGTGGTAGTGGGCGATGGCGGCGCGCAGGGCGTCGGTGGCCAGGTTGCTGCAGTGCATCTTCAGCTTGGGCAGCCCGCCCAGGGCTTCGGCGACGCGGTCCCGGGTCAACTGTTCGGCCTCGTCGATGTGCAGGCCGACGGCCAGCTCCGTGGTGACCGAGCTGGTGGCGATGGCCGCTCCGCAGCCGAAGGTTTTAAACTTGCACTGGGTGATGATCCCCTGTTCGTCGACCTTGATATACATCTCCATGATGTCGCCGCAGGTGGGGTTGCCGACGCGGCCGATGCCGTCGGCGTCGTCGATGGTGCCGACGTTGCGCGGGTTCATGAAGTGGTCCATCACCTTGTCGGTGTAGTTGGGCATGGCCTTCCTCGGGGTTGCGTTGAGGTTGCACCAACCATTATGCACTAATATTAGGAAAACGGCAATCCCTAGCGGGATATGTTTTATTCCTCCGGCTCCTCGTGGGAGCGCCCGGTGATGTTGAACAAGCGCCGCAGGGTCGCACCCACTTGGCTGAAGGCCTCGCGCAGCGGGGCCAGGATGAAGGTCAGCAGCGGTCGCAGAATGAAGCGCCAGCTCCCGGACAGCAAGCGCTCCTTGAACCGGCGCTCACGCCTGACGCGCAGCCGGGGCAGCAGGATGCCGCTGCCCCGGCGGTATTCCCGGTATTCATCGCCGTAACGCTCGAGGAGTTGGTCTTCCTCCCCGCCCAGGCGGAGCATAACCAGCGGCAGGGTCAGGACAAAGGTCGCCGAACCGGCGAGGCCGTTCCACAGCAGCAGGGGCTGGGCCAGACCCCACAGCAGGTGGGCGGCGTACATCGGGTGTCGCAGCCTAGCGTAGACGCCGTCGGTCACCAGCTTGGTCTCGGCCTCGGCCGCGACGCCGGGGGACCAGTTCCGCCCCAGCTCGACGTGGGAGCGCCACAGCAGCCAGGTCGCCAGGCCGAACAGCAAACCGCCGCCTACCAAGGCGGCGGCGTTCAGTTCGTAATCGGCGAAGTCCAGCCAATCCGTCAGGGCGTAGGCCAGGGGCAACAGCAGCATCCCGGCGGCGGGGAACAGCAGAAAAATGTACGCCAAGGGTGAGGCCGCCGCCCGGCCCCGGCGCGCCCGCCGCAGCGGCGCCGTGTAACGCACCCGCACGGCGACCGCCAGGAAAAACCAGGCGAAGTAGACGATTACACCGGCCGACCGCATCCGAGCTCCTCAAACGTTGGGGAACGTCAGCGCCAGTGGTCGTGGAGGAACTCGTCGACCTCGGGCAGGCCGCCCTGTAGTACGACGTAGGCGTTGTACTGCTCGCGCTCGGTGATCTCGCCGTTGACCGGGGTCAGCATCAGCCGGCGGACCTCGTCGGCGTCATCGCTCATCCCCAGAGCCCAGCCGAGCTTGATGTAGGCCGTCTCGGGCAGCATGTTGGCCAGCGGAACGACGCCGAGCTCCATCAGATCGCGACCGGTGTCGTAGACGTACATCTGGGCGTAGCCCCAGAGGGTCTGAACGGTCATGTAAACCTGGACCCCGGCTTCGCAGGCCCGCCGCAGGGGCTCGTAGAGCGGCTTGTTGACGTGGCCCAGCCCGGTGCCGGCGATGACGATCCCCCGATAGCCGTTGTCCACCAGGCTGTCGATGATGTCCGGCTGCATGTTGGGGTAATAGTAGACGATGGCCACGCGCTCGTCGAAGACGGCGTGAAGCTTGAGCTCACGTTCGGGATCGCGCTGGGTGTAGTCCGGTCGCAGCGCCTCCGGCGGTGCCTCCGGCGTTACCGTGGCCAGGGGGGTGTCGCCCAGGGTGCGGAACGTGCTGCGGTACGAGCTGTGCATCTTGCGCACCCGGGTACCGCGGTGTAGCAGATTGTAACGGTCCGAGGTCGGACCGAACATGCAGACGACGACCTCGGCAACATCGCCGTGGGCCGCCGACTGGGCCGCGCACTGCAGGTTGAAGGCCGCGTCCGAGGACGGGCGATCACTGGAGCGCTGGCTGCCCACCAACACCACGGGAACGGGCAGGTCCTGCAGCATGAACGACAGCGCCGCCGAGGTGTGATGCAGGGTGTCGGTGCCGTGGCCGATGATGATCCCGGCCACCCCCTGCTCGATCTGTTCGGCGATCTCCCGGGCCGTGATCATGTACTGCTCCGGACCCATGTTCTCACTGAAAACACCGAAAAGCTTCTTGGTCTCCAGGTTGCAGATGTCCGCCAACTCGGGACAGGCGCCGTATAGCTCGCCGGGGCTGAAGGCCGGGATGACCGCTCCCGTGCGATAGTCCAGCCGGCTGGCGATGGTGCCCCCCGTCCCCAGCAGGGTCACGTTGGGTTTGACCGGATCGAAGGGGAATTCCTGCTCCGGGATCTTGTAATGGGCCTCTTTGTAGTCGTGCTCGACGATGCCATTGATCCGCTCGACGGCGATGCCGATGTTGTAGCCGGTGATCATCTTGAGCACGATGTGGCGGTCGTCGGCCTGTTCGGAGCGGGGAAGGATGATACCGGAGAACTCGCCGGTGTCCGTGGTGATGGTGCAGTCGCTCCAGACCCGGGCGCCCAGGCGCTCCAGCAATTCACGGGCCCGGCCGTGGTAGCCCTTGAAAGGATCCGTTGGTTGGCTCATCGGTGCCTCGGTGATGGTGAAGGATGGCGGGGACAGGCGGCGATTTTAGCAGGGCCGCCCGGTCGAGTAAAGTGGACGCCGCGGGGGAGTTTTGAAAAACAGCCCGCCGTGGGGGCGGTCTTCTGCAAGACCGCCCCGCCGGAACCGGCACGGTTTTTGCGGAGGCGGAGCGTTATCATCGTCAGTAACGCTCGCCGAGATGCAAAAACCGTGCCGGTTCCGGCGGGGCAGCCCGGCGGTGCCGCGAAAAGCTGTTGGGCTGTTTTCAAAACTCCCCCGGAGCCACCGCCGAACAGGGCCGTTCCGTGGTGGTCCAGCGGACGCAGTTGTCGTTTAAACAACAAACGGCTATAATGTCCTGAATTGGGTTTGTTGCACTGACCCAACCATTACCGAGCGAGAAGAACCCGACATTTCGTTATCATGACGACCGAGGAGATCACGATGAAGAGAATCCTGCCGGCTTTGCTTACCCTGACCGTCCTGGCCGCCCTGGCCAACCCGACCCCGGACTGCTGGGCCAACGAGGAGCAGTTCATCAAAGAAATGCCCAAGCTGATGGACGAGGTCCAGCGCTTCGGCGACAAGTTCGTCGGTTTGCAGGACAAGATCGTCGCCGTGGCCGACCAACAGGGATTGCCGGTGCCCATCCCCCTCGTCGACTTCACCGACGTGCGCAACCTGGTCGTCAATCCCGTCGCCGGCTCGGCCCAGTTGATCGTCGACTTCCACCAGGAACTCACCGACGCCAACATGCGGATGCTCAAGGCCCAACTGGATACCGCCGAATGGGTCGTCGAGCAGAACGCGGTTCTGCTGCGCACGCTCAACGATCAGCTCGCCACGGCCAACCAGATGCTGATCGATGTCAACACAGCCCTGGCCGAAGCGGCCACCGATCAGCTCCAGGCGCTGCACGACAACCTGGCCGACACCGTCGAGACCCTGACGGACATGGTCAACGACTGGACCGGCGTCTCGTCGGCCGCCGAGGCCATCGAGGACGTCTTCGACGACTGGTTTTAGGCTGTCGTAGAGTTAGTGATAAGCGACGACGGAACCGGGTAGCCGGTTCCGTCGCTGTTTCCCGGGGCGGCTTTCTGGTACAATCAGCGAACTAATCCAGCGTCTGTACCATCGGGGAGGACCTGATGCGACTCGTCATCGGGCTGTTCAAGCTGATGCGGCCCAAGCAGTGGCTCAAGAACGTCATCCTGTTCGCCGGGGTGGTCTTCGGTGAGCTGTTCACCATCCCCAGCGCCCTGTTGACGTCCCTGGCGGGCTTCGGTGTCTTCTGTATGCTGTCCGGCGCCGTCTACGCGCTGAACGATTCCGTCGACGCCGAGAAGGACCGCCTGCACCCGGAGAAGCGTCGGCGTCCCATCGCCGCCGGCGACGTCCCCCGCCCCCTGGGTTATGTCTGGTCCATCGTCCTGGCCGGCGTCGGCTTGTATCTGGCCTGGACGATCAACCTCAACTTCGCCGTCGTCGGCGCCGTCTACCTGACGCTCAACCTGGCTTACAGCTTCTGGGCCAAGGGCGTGGTCATCCTCGATGTCTTCCTGATCGCCGTCGGCTTCGTCCTGCGGGCCATCGCCGGTGTCGAGGCCTTGGTGGCCCTGCCTTACGCGCCGCCGGACTTCGCCCCCTCGAGCTGGTTCCTGCTGGTGACCCTCTTCCTGGCCCTGTTTCTGGGGCTGGAGAAGCGCCGCGCCGAGATCAACTCCCTCAAGGACGGCGCTGCGGGGCACCGCAAGACCCTCGACCACTACTCCCCCCGCCTGTTGGATCAGATGAGCGCCGTGGTGACCACGGCCACCGTCATCGCCTACAGCCTGTACACCATGTGGCCCGACACTGTGGCCAAGTTCGGTACCAACGCCCTGGTCTACACCGTGCCGATCGTGCTGTTCGGCATCTTCCGCTACCTGTATGATGTCGACAAGCGCAACCTGGGCGGTAACCCGTCGACGATCCTGTTCAAGGACGCCTTCCTGCTGGTGACCGTGGTGGTCTGGGTGGCCGCCGTGGTGCTGATCCTGTACTTCAAGCCCCAGGTCTGATTGCTTCGGTTAGCTGTTGTCCATCGGGGCGGGTCCGTTGACCCGCCCCTTTTCCTAGGGAGGCACCGGCGTTGGTTCCTCCGCCCCCTCGGCGCGGCCGCTCTGCTGGAAGAAAGGAGGGCGAACCCGCCGGTGCCGGCCGTCGTCGATAACTCCAACACATGCACCAGGCCGAGCCGGTGCGCTCGGTGTGGATACCCGCAGCGGCATTGGCTGGGGTGGGCCAACCGTCGGGGGCAGTTTATCGTTTTGCGCTATGCGATATTCATCTGAGGTATTTTACCGACTGTTTTTTGTTAGGGATCATCACAGAAGATTACATCAGCTATTGCAGTTGGGC
Protein-coding regions in this window:
- a CDS encoding iron-sulfur cluster assembly scaffold protein; the encoded protein is MPNYTDKVMDHFMNPRNVGTIDDADGIGRVGNPTCGDIMEMYIKVDEQGIITQCKFKTFGCGAAIATSSVTTELAVGLHIDEAEQLTRDRVAEALGGLPKLKMHCSNLATDALRAAIAHYHCRRKGECPELEKMDLGGECDHAHHAEAAADDDD
- the gatD gene encoding Glu-tRNA(Gln) amidotransferase subunit GatD, which gives rise to MSQPTDPFKGYHGRARELLERLGARVWSDCTITTDTGEFSGIILPRSEQADDRHIVLKMITGYNIGIAVERINGIVEHDYKEAHYKIPEQEFPFDPVKPNVTLLGTGGTIASRLDYRTGAVIPAFSPGELYGACPELADICNLETKKLFGVFSENMGPEQYMITAREIAEQIEQGVAGIIIGHGTDTLHHTSAALSFMLQDLPVPVVLVGSQRSSDRPSSDAAFNLQCAAQSAAHGDVAEVVVCMFGPTSDRYNLLHRGTRVRKMHSSYRSTFRTLGDTPLATVTPEAPPEALRPDYTQRDPERELKLHAVFDERVAIVYYYPNMQPDIIDSLVDNGYRGIVIAGTGLGHVNKPLYEPLRRACEAGVQVYMTVQTLWGYAQMYVYDTGRDLMELGVVPLANMLPETAYIKLGWALGMSDDADEVRRLMLTPVNGEITEREQYNAYVVLQGGLPEVDEFLHDHWR
- a CDS encoding decaprenyl-phosphate phosphoribosyltransferase; translation: MRLVIGLFKLMRPKQWLKNVILFAGVVFGELFTIPSALLTSLAGFGVFCMLSGAVYALNDSVDAEKDRLHPEKRRRPIAAGDVPRPLGYVWSIVLAGVGLYLAWTINLNFAVVGAVYLTLNLAYSFWAKGVVILDVFLIAVGFVLRAIAGVEALVALPYAPPDFAPSSWFLLVTLFLALFLGLEKRRAEINSLKDGAAGHRKTLDHYSPRLLDQMSAVVTTATVIAYSLYTMWPDTVAKFGTNALVYTVPIVLFGIFRYLYDVDKRNLGGNPSTILFKDAFLLVTVVVWVAAVVLILYFKPQV